A single genomic interval of Shewanella halotolerans harbors:
- a CDS encoding ABC transporter ATP-binding protein, producing the protein MQESNQAILAFHGITKAFDGQLAIDDLSMTLYPGMVVGLLGQNGAGKSTLMRCALGILDVTEGQIEILGGTSDNISSAQKELIGYVPQQPFGYEGFTVERALALHRSFYPNWDGSLEQEWLSRFQLDGAQQVQRLSVGQRQSLALIMAMAYRPKLLILDEPVASLDPIARREFMSDLFDLALDAGSAVLFSSHITSDLERVASHVALMRKGKLVLFKEIDALRESVQLVSLKPGESLPEGLVVLNRQQDKLLVDHYEAAMAPSFTSVTPMNLEQLFMELHR; encoded by the coding sequence ATGCAAGAGAGCAATCAAGCCATATTGGCCTTTCATGGGATCACTAAGGCCTTTGACGGCCAGTTAGCCATAGATGACTTGTCGATGACCCTCTATCCCGGCATGGTGGTAGGTCTGCTGGGGCAAAATGGCGCGGGCAAGTCGACCCTGATGCGCTGCGCCCTGGGGATTCTCGATGTCACCGAGGGGCAGATAGAGATACTGGGCGGTACCAGCGACAACATCAGCTCGGCACAGAAGGAGCTGATCGGCTATGTGCCTCAGCAACCCTTCGGCTATGAGGGCTTCACCGTCGAGCGCGCCCTGGCCCTGCATCGCAGCTTCTATCCTAACTGGGACGGGTCGCTGGAGCAGGAGTGGTTGAGCCGCTTCCAGCTCGATGGGGCGCAGCAGGTACAGCGCCTGTCAGTGGGGCAACGCCAGTCGCTGGCGCTGATCATGGCCATGGCCTATCGCCCTAAGCTGTTGATCCTCGATGAGCCGGTTGCCAGCCTGGATCCTATCGCCCGGCGCGAGTTTATGTCGGATCTGTTCGACCTGGCGCTGGATGCCGGCTCGGCGGTGCTCTTCTCTTCACACATCACCTCAGATCTCGAGCGGGTCGCCAGCCATGTGGCCTTGATGCGCAAGGGCAAGCTGGTACTCTTCAAGGAGATAGATGCCCTCAGGGAGAGCGTGCAGCTGGTGAGTCTCAAGCCGGGCGAGTCTCTGCCCGAGGGGCTTGTTGTGCTCAACCGTCAGCAGGATAAGCTGCTGGTGGATCACTATGAGGCCGCCATGGCACCAAGCTTCACCTCGGTAACGCCAATGAACCTGGAACAACTCTTCATGGAGCTGCACAGATGA
- a CDS encoding GntR family transcriptional regulator produces MLDLLNVNPSNGDPIYRQLSDQIVRLIVGGQLQHQEVLPSVRQIAEHLAVNPMTVSRAIQQLVEQGWLERRRGQPTRVAQRGDSQGTSSADLMAPQVNSLINQAKQLGVSLEELNAIIAKAWQQAQ; encoded by the coding sequence ATGCTAGATTTACTCAATGTCAACCCCAGTAATGGCGACCCCATCTACCGCCAGCTTAGCGATCAGATAGTGCGTCTGATCGTCGGCGGTCAGCTGCAACATCAGGAGGTGCTACCGTCGGTGCGGCAGATCGCCGAGCACCTGGCGGTCAACCCCATGACGGTCTCCCGCGCCATTCAGCAGTTGGTGGAACAGGGCTGGCTCGAGCGTCGCCGCGGCCAACCCACCCGGGTGGCACAGCGTGGCGACAGCCAGGGCACCTCGAGTGCCGATCTGATGGCGCCACAAGTCAATTCACTCATCAACCAGGCTAAGCAGTTAGGGGTAAGCCTGGAGGAACTCAATGCCATCATCGCCAAGGCATGGCAACAGGCGCAATAA
- a CDS encoding alpha/beta hydrolase, producing the protein MANRFTRQQRLAALLLPACLALLLLSQPTWADANQADQQDSLPTSCYVDDLPDRLRCGAITVPENYAKPQGKQIQIHYLVLPAIKSSFEKEALLAIAGGPGQSAIDNAASFDKIFTKVRQQRDILLIDQRGTGLSNQLVCEGAGFEGGLAFNDDELDIAAETKACLTKIDADVSQYGSETALKDFEAVRQALGYQKLHLYGISYGTRMAQLYMRHYPEALATVTLDGVVPMQQSVLNIGDAITRAIDLLLQDCQGNALCHQEFPNLKAELEQVETLLSQGPQISQTRDPLTNAPTQLTMTRAKFMGAIRMALYMPNVRALLPHAIHQAAEGNFQAIMGLYALTVNSTGIAAGMHSAVVCGEDWHRFSEAERQQIGQSYFGREMLEAFDLSCPIWHIAAVGENFSAPIASALPTLVLSGQIDPATPPSWGELAMAKLTNAKHFVAPYATHGVAYQSCANTLIAELISSGSIDGLSQECLSKDISRNFYLNANTVEAIPQDTLSHSTLGSDQQQGARHD; encoded by the coding sequence ATGGCCAATAGATTCACCCGGCAGCAGCGGCTGGCCGCGCTACTCCTGCCCGCCTGCTTGGCGCTACTGCTGTTGTCTCAGCCCACTTGGGCGGACGCTAATCAAGCAGATCAGCAAGACAGCCTGCCGACATCTTGCTATGTGGACGACCTGCCAGATCGTCTGCGTTGCGGCGCCATCACAGTGCCGGAAAATTACGCTAAGCCCCAGGGCAAACAGATACAGATCCACTATCTGGTTCTGCCCGCCATCAAGTCCAGTTTCGAGAAAGAAGCGCTATTAGCCATCGCCGGCGGCCCAGGCCAATCGGCCATAGATAACGCCGCCAGCTTCGACAAGATCTTTACCAAGGTGCGCCAGCAGCGGGACATACTACTGATCGACCAGCGCGGCACAGGTCTCTCCAACCAACTCGTCTGTGAAGGCGCCGGCTTCGAGGGCGGCCTGGCCTTCAACGACGACGAGCTGGATATCGCCGCCGAGACTAAGGCATGCCTTACCAAGATAGATGCCGATGTCAGCCAGTATGGCAGCGAAACCGCCCTTAAAGATTTCGAGGCGGTCAGGCAAGCCCTGGGGTACCAGAAGCTGCACCTGTATGGCATCTCCTACGGCACCCGCATGGCCCAGCTCTATATGCGCCATTACCCAGAGGCCCTGGCTACCGTGACCCTGGACGGTGTGGTACCCATGCAGCAGAGCGTGCTCAATATCGGCGACGCCATCACCCGCGCCATCGACCTGCTGCTCCAAGATTGCCAAGGCAACGCCCTATGCCATCAAGAGTTCCCTAATCTCAAAGCTGAACTCGAACAGGTAGAAACGCTGCTCAGCCAGGGACCACAGATAAGCCAGACCCGCGATCCCCTTACCAATGCGCCGACCCAGCTCACCATGACCCGCGCCAAGTTTATGGGCGCCATCCGCATGGCGCTGTATATGCCTAATGTCAGGGCGCTGCTGCCCCACGCCATCCATCAGGCGGCTGAGGGGAATTTTCAGGCCATCATGGGGCTATACGCCCTCACGGTTAACAGCACAGGCATAGCCGCCGGCATGCACTCGGCCGTGGTTTGTGGCGAAGACTGGCACCGCTTCAGCGAGGCCGAGCGTCAGCAGATAGGCCAGAGTTACTTCGGGCGTGAGATGCTCGAGGCCTTCGATCTGAGCTGCCCTATCTGGCATATTGCGGCTGTGGGTGAAAATTTTTCCGCCCCCATAGCCAGCGCCCTACCGACACTCGTGCTATCGGGACAGATAGACCCGGCCACGCCGCCCAGCTGGGGCGAACTGGCCATGGCCAAGCTGACCAATGCCAAGCATTTCGTCGCCCCCTATGCGACTCACGGGGTGGCCTATCAGTCTTGCGCCAACACACTGATCGCGGAGCTTATCAGCAGCGGCAGCATAGACGGCCTGTCTCAGGAGTGCCTGAGCAAAGATATCAGCCGTAACTTCTACCTCAACGCCAACACGGTTGAGGCCATCCCACAGGACACACTCAGCCATTCCACTCTCGGTAGCGACCAGCAGCAAGGAGCACGCCATGATTAA
- a CDS encoding ABC transporter ATP-binding protein, which translates to MIKVSNLSKRIGEVQALNDLSFEALDGQITGLLGPNGAGKTTCLRTVFGLLKPDQGIAEIDGIDVAKQPVAAKQQLGLFPDPFGLYERLTPREYIRYFAELNGLSREQAKAASAKVLSKLHMDDIADRRCKGFSQGQRMKTALAQAIVHEPTNIILDEPTRGLDVMSTRVLRDLLKDLKQAGHCVLFSSHVMQEVAALCDRVIVMAEGRVVAVGSPQELCHQTGQASLEDAFIQLIGTDEGIAA; encoded by the coding sequence ATGATTAAGGTATCGAATTTATCTAAACGAATCGGCGAGGTGCAGGCGCTAAACGACCTCAGTTTCGAGGCGCTGGACGGCCAGATCACCGGCCTGCTGGGCCCTAACGGCGCGGGCAAGACCACCTGTCTGCGCACCGTCTTCGGCCTGCTCAAGCCAGACCAGGGCATCGCCGAGATCGACGGCATAGATGTCGCCAAACAGCCGGTAGCCGCCAAACAGCAGCTGGGCCTGTTCCCAGACCCCTTCGGCCTGTATGAGCGCCTGACACCGAGAGAATATATCCGCTACTTCGCCGAGCTTAATGGCCTCTCCCGCGAGCAAGCCAAGGCCGCCTCGGCCAAGGTGCTGAGCAAGCTGCACATGGACGATATTGCCGATCGCCGCTGCAAGGGGTTCTCCCAGGGACAGAGAATGAAGACGGCGCTGGCCCAGGCGATAGTGCATGAGCCCACCAACATCATACTCGACGAGCCCACCCGCGGCCTGGACGTGATGAGCACCCGGGTGCTGCGCGACCTGCTCAAGGATCTCAAGCAGGCGGGACACTGCGTACTCTTCTCCAGCCATGTGATGCAGGAGGTCGCCGCCCTGTGCGATCGCGTCATCGTCATGGCCGAGGGGCGCGTGGTCGCCGTCGGCAGCCCACAGGAACTCTGCCACCAGACGGGCCAGGCCTCTCTGGAAGACGCCTTCATTCAGCTAATCGGTACCGACGAGGGAATCGCAGCATGA
- a CDS encoding ABC transporter permease, which translates to MSSIITMVRKELTDAARDKRSVMAGLYYAIGAPLMMCGMFMILIGQITSPEALNITITHGERAPDLVKYLASNEISQGDEADRKEIELVISPDYAANMAKSQAAEIVLIADNSNEKLQSSIRRLEKALQQYSAEMGSLRLIARGIDPKVMQPIKVKVEDQATSDSKGGMILGVAIFMMVYAVFISGMNLAIDTSAGERERNSLALLLSHPVSTRDIVLAKVTAVTIFAMLGLILTLVISKVAYGFVPWQELGFSVNINVDFILLMLAIGLPIALMAAALQLFVSFMAKSFKEAQSYLTIVLIVPMMLSMAASYNIAPDTLQWLPISGQMQALIAFIKGKEIPMMQLALSSAITFVIALALALGMERSLKSEKIVFGL; encoded by the coding sequence ATCAGTTCAATCATTACCATGGTCAGAAAAGAGCTGACCGATGCCGCCAGGGACAAGCGCTCTGTGATGGCGGGCCTCTACTACGCCATCGGCGCGCCGCTGATGATGTGCGGCATGTTTATGATCCTCATCGGTCAGATCACCAGCCCTGAGGCGCTCAACATCACCATCACCCACGGTGAGCGCGCACCGGATCTGGTGAAGTACCTCGCCAGCAACGAGATAAGCCAGGGTGATGAGGCCGATCGTAAGGAGATAGAGCTTGTCATCAGCCCAGACTACGCCGCTAACATGGCCAAGAGTCAGGCCGCCGAGATAGTGCTGATCGCCGACAACTCCAACGAGAAGCTACAGTCATCGATTCGCCGTCTGGAGAAGGCGTTGCAGCAATACAGCGCCGAGATGGGCAGCCTGCGACTGATCGCCCGCGGCATAGACCCTAAAGTGATGCAGCCGATCAAGGTCAAGGTGGAAGATCAGGCCACCTCTGACTCCAAGGGCGGCATGATCTTAGGCGTCGCCATCTTCATGATGGTCTATGCGGTGTTTATCTCCGGCATGAACCTGGCCATAGACACCAGCGCCGGCGAGCGCGAACGCAACTCGCTGGCCCTGCTGCTCAGCCATCCGGTGTCGACCCGGGATATCGTATTGGCCAAGGTGACGGCGGTAACCATCTTCGCCATGCTGGGGCTGATCCTCACCCTAGTGATCTCAAAGGTCGCCTATGGCTTCGTGCCTTGGCAGGAGCTGGGCTTCTCGGTCAACATCAATGTCGACTTCATCCTCTTGATGCTGGCGATTGGCCTGCCCATCGCCCTGATGGCGGCGGCGCTGCAGCTGTTCGTCTCCTTCATGGCCAAGTCGTTCAAGGAGGCGCAGTCCTACCTCACCATAGTGCTGATCGTGCCCATGATGCTGTCGATGGCGGCAAGCTACAACATAGCGCCAGACACCCTGCAGTGGCTGCCGATATCGGGACAGATGCAGGCGCTGATCGCCTTCATCAAGGGCAAGGAGATCCCCATGATGCAGCTGGCGCTCTCCAGTGCCATCACCTTCGTCATCGCCCTGGCACTAGCTCTAGGCATGGAGCGCTCACTCAAGAGCGAGAAAATCGTCTTCGGACTCTAA
- a CDS encoding GlxA family transcriptional regulator, protein MKTIMILAAGNVVAGGIVGLIDVFSFTNALYRRLHPEATQDLFHCHIVSGDGKAITTNQGFQLAATGLSDAAQLEAADAVVLASAFVTNKAEFKAYSQDFAPLLGPLKAYAETGKPIAAYCSGTLMLAASGLLDNRRATTVWWLSQMFERNFARVDLCMDSLVVSDGQFHTAGATTSNLSLALHLVGLLAGEGLAQQMAKILLIDPNRISQQPFMTMAITPEQHQDELVSKIQQWMQSNLDQNWLLDEIAQKFALGKRTLIRRFKKALNETPASYMQRLRVDEAKRLLETTELALEQIVERVGYEDVSSFRKLFIQLTSLSPRAYRQKFNTHSCC, encoded by the coding sequence ATGAAGACAATCATGATACTGGCGGCGGGCAATGTGGTGGCCGGTGGCATAGTGGGGTTGATCGATGTGTTCAGCTTTACCAATGCCCTCTATCGCAGGCTGCATCCCGAGGCGACCCAAGATCTGTTTCACTGCCATATCGTCTCTGGCGACGGCAAGGCGATCACCACCAATCAGGGCTTTCAGCTCGCGGCCACGGGGCTAAGCGATGCGGCGCAGCTAGAGGCGGCCGACGCCGTGGTGCTGGCCTCCGCCTTCGTGACTAACAAGGCGGAATTCAAGGCATATTCACAGGACTTTGCGCCCCTGCTTGGGCCGCTTAAGGCCTATGCCGAGACGGGCAAGCCCATCGCCGCCTACTGCTCGGGTACCCTGATGCTGGCGGCCTCTGGGTTGCTGGATAACAGGCGGGCCACCACTGTCTGGTGGCTGTCGCAGATGTTTGAGCGTAACTTCGCTAGGGTCGATCTCTGTATGGACTCTTTGGTGGTGTCAGATGGTCAGTTTCACACCGCCGGGGCGACCACCTCTAACCTGAGTCTTGCCCTGCATCTGGTGGGCTTGTTGGCGGGGGAGGGGCTGGCGCAGCAGATGGCCAAGATTCTGCTCATAGATCCTAACCGCATCTCCCAGCAGCCCTTCATGACCATGGCGATCACCCCTGAGCAGCATCAAGATGAGCTGGTGAGCAAGATTCAGCAGTGGATGCAGTCTAATCTAGATCAAAACTGGTTGCTCGATGAGATAGCGCAGAAGTTTGCCCTGGGTAAGCGCACCCTGATCCGCCGCTTCAAGAAGGCCCTCAACGAGACGCCCGCCAGCTACATGCAGCGTCTGCGGGTCGATGAGGCCAAGCGGCTGCTGGAGACTACAGAGTTGGCGCTGGAGCAGATTGTCGAGCGGGTCGGCTATGAAGATGTCAGCTCCTTTCGCAAGCTGTTCATTCAGTTGACCAGCCTGTCGCCAAGGGCCTACCGGCAAAAATTTAATACCCACAGCTGCTGTTGA
- the mog gene encoding molybdopterin adenylyltransferase codes for MAKAKIGIVTVSDRASAGVYEDISGKAIIEVLGEYLTSEWEPVYEVIPDEQPIIEQTLIKMADQQDCCLIVTTGGTGPAKRDVTPEATEAVCDRMMPGFGELMRAESLKFVPTAILSRQTAGLRGDSLIVNLPGKPKSIRECLDAVFPAIPYCIDLMEGPYLECDEAVIKPFRPKAK; via the coding sequence ATGGCAAAAGCAAAGATAGGCATAGTCACAGTCAGTGATCGCGCCAGCGCCGGCGTGTACGAAGATATTTCCGGTAAGGCGATCATCGAGGTCTTGGGCGAATACCTCACCTCAGAGTGGGAACCTGTCTATGAAGTCATTCCCGATGAGCAGCCCATTATCGAGCAGACCCTGATTAAGATGGCCGATCAGCAAGATTGTTGCCTCATCGTCACCACGGGTGGCACAGGGCCGGCCAAGCGCGACGTGACTCCAGAGGCGACCGAGGCGGTGTGCGATCGCATGATGCCGGGCTTCGGTGAGTTGATGCGCGCCGAGTCGCTCAAGTTTGTGCCTACCGCCATTCTGTCTCGTCAAACCGCCGGCCTGCGTGGCGACAGCCTGATCGTCAACCTGCCCGGCAAGCCTAAATCGATCCGCGAGTGCTTGGATGCCGTGTTCCCGGCGATCCCTTACTGCATCGATCTGATGGAAGGGCCTTATCTCGAGTGCGACGAGGCGGTGATCAAGCCCTTCAGACCAAAGGCGAAATAA
- a CDS encoding hybrid sensor histidine kinase/response regulator, with amino-acid sequence MWRHYRDKIAQGIVYKLNLATLVCALIISGLIALYYYDEMTERTQQQVDYEIAQVSVSLRLALEASTDFSNMRRVINGLAAQGSIKRLVLFDPREKQIVADNLGQYLGSSLSTSLAPELAEMVSQVSDKHSSKEVWRQGSIVHQVQQLYLISPELQRLRAYVLYVRYDASEIEAYSSEELIHYVSILLLGFAVLLTVNLYVQHRVLLDPIRRIRRQIEAFGGQKTICLDSEDEFGVLVNSYNEAVSARNQKQLELQKSRRYIDNITNVIPIQLAYVDAQSRYRFINQHYLQWLGKTEEEVLDQTVEAVQPADVYQLIKPYQQGVLAGNKQVFEAETIDADQAPRFFHITYVPDVGDDGQVEGYFICVEDLTRMKLNERKIETYAQEMEFSNWALSEAREKAEVAAKTKEDFLACMSHEIRTPMNGVIGILGLLGETQLSPMQKRYVDVASASADSLLSLLNDILDFSKIESGKFEIEAIEFDLVELLDLFVQSVSLKLEECHLPLFVDITQLQYRYVVGDPSRLRQILVNLVGNAIKFTEEGWIALRLSNRLSESGEVMLSCEVEDTGIGIAKEKLAMLFNPFIQVDSSTTRMFGGTGLGLSIAKRLCELMRGEIQVKSQQEVGSIFSFTLTQQLADSDKMTDWRAHLSPERVTFMGQLGAFERMLGELLTSWGARLSYLEEGDAIPETDVIIYSFAPQREAFVEELDAWRDLVELQQIRVLPLLSYWQQIEFEKLEPRVPHLGKPLNIRQLIRALSDRADEEEVEPAIEPIVESCMPDKPKVLLVEDNKVNQMVALGMLHQLGVEADVAGNGREALALLSAQQGNPYQLILMDCLMPEMDGFQTTAAIREGQGGSQFCALPIIALTANAMKGDREHCVRAGMDDYLTKPLVLSVLKECLYRWFSLSQQNYEAALGHDPDAEEVAAAVEVSNQLFDRDSALALMSGDEALLDEVLQVFVEEMQDHRQAFIEGIAAADCTAIRSSVHAIKGAASNLSMTALVELARQLEADARRGDLQAVLAGREAFLELLEDTLACCH; translated from the coding sequence ATGTGGCGTCACTATAGGGACAAGATTGCCCAGGGCATAGTCTACAAGCTGAATCTGGCGACCTTAGTGTGCGCCCTGATCATCTCTGGCCTTATCGCCCTCTATTACTATGACGAGATGACCGAGCGTACCCAGCAACAGGTCGACTATGAGATCGCCCAGGTGTCTGTGTCGCTGCGACTCGCCCTGGAGGCCAGTACTGACTTTAGCAACATGCGCAGGGTGATCAATGGCCTTGCGGCTCAGGGGAGTATCAAGCGTCTGGTGCTGTTCGATCCCCGGGAGAAACAGATTGTGGCCGATAATCTGGGGCAGTATCTAGGCAGTTCCTTGTCGACCAGTCTGGCCCCGGAACTGGCGGAGATGGTTAGTCAGGTCAGCGATAAACACAGTTCCAAGGAGGTCTGGCGCCAGGGCAGCATAGTGCATCAGGTGCAGCAGCTGTATCTGATCTCCCCCGAGTTGCAGCGCCTTCGGGCCTATGTGCTCTATGTCAGGTACGATGCTAGCGAGATAGAGGCCTACAGCTCCGAGGAGCTGATCCACTACGTGAGTATCCTGTTGCTTGGTTTTGCCGTACTGCTCACGGTTAACCTCTATGTGCAGCACAGGGTGCTGCTGGATCCCATTCGTCGTATCCGGCGTCAGATAGAGGCCTTCGGTGGTCAGAAGACCATATGCCTGGACAGCGAAGATGAGTTCGGCGTGCTGGTCAACAGCTACAACGAGGCCGTTAGCGCCCGTAATCAGAAGCAGCTTGAGCTGCAAAAGTCCCGGCGCTATATCGACAACATCACTAACGTGATCCCCATTCAGCTGGCTTATGTGGATGCCCAGAGCCGCTATCGTTTCATCAACCAACACTATCTGCAGTGGCTCGGCAAGACCGAAGAGGAGGTGCTGGATCAGACGGTGGAGGCGGTTCAGCCCGCGGATGTCTACCAGTTGATAAAGCCCTATCAGCAAGGTGTGCTGGCGGGCAACAAGCAGGTGTTTGAGGCGGAGACCATAGATGCGGATCAGGCCCCCAGATTCTTCCATATCACCTATGTGCCGGACGTGGGCGACGACGGTCAGGTAGAGGGCTACTTCATCTGTGTCGAAGACCTGACCCGGATGAAGCTTAACGAGCGCAAGATAGAAACCTACGCCCAGGAGATGGAGTTTAGTAACTGGGCGCTGTCGGAGGCGCGAGAGAAGGCCGAGGTCGCCGCCAAGACCAAGGAGGATTTTCTCGCCTGCATGAGCCATGAGATCCGCACTCCGATGAATGGTGTCATTGGTATTCTAGGGCTGCTGGGGGAGACCCAGCTATCGCCGATGCAGAAGCGCTATGTGGACGTGGCCTCGGCCAGCGCCGACTCGCTGCTGTCGCTGCTCAACGATATTCTGGATTTCTCCAAGATAGAGTCGGGCAAGTTCGAGATAGAGGCGATCGAGTTCGACCTAGTGGAGCTGTTGGATCTCTTCGTGCAGTCAGTGTCCCTCAAACTGGAGGAGTGCCACCTGCCGTTGTTTGTGGATATCACCCAGCTGCAGTATCGCTATGTGGTCGGCGACCCCAGTCGTCTGCGTCAGATATTGGTGAATCTGGTGGGCAATGCCATCAAGTTTACCGAGGAGGGGTGGATCGCCTTGCGACTCTCGAATCGTCTGAGCGAGTCGGGCGAGGTGATGCTCTCCTGCGAGGTGGAAGATACAGGTATAGGCATAGCCAAAGAGAAGCTGGCCATGTTGTTTAACCCCTTCATTCAAGTGGACAGTTCCACCACCCGCATGTTCGGCGGCACCGGGTTGGGTCTCTCCATCGCCAAGCGTCTGTGCGAGTTGATGCGGGGGGAGATCCAGGTCAAGAGTCAGCAGGAGGTGGGCAGCATCTTCAGCTTTACCCTGACCCAGCAGCTGGCCGATAGCGACAAGATGACAGATTGGCGCGCCCATTTGTCGCCCGAGCGGGTAACCTTCATGGGTCAGCTAGGCGCGTTTGAGCGCATGCTGGGCGAGTTGCTCACTAGCTGGGGCGCCAGGTTGAGCTACCTGGAAGAGGGGGATGCCATCCCTGAGACGGACGTGATCATCTACAGCTTTGCCCCACAGCGGGAGGCATTTGTCGAGGAGCTGGATGCCTGGCGTGATCTGGTGGAGCTTCAGCAGATCAGAGTCCTGCCTCTGCTCTCCTATTGGCAACAGATAGAGTTTGAGAAGCTGGAGCCCAGGGTGCCACACCTAGGTAAGCCTTTGAATATTCGCCAGCTGATCCGTGCCCTATCGGATCGGGCCGATGAGGAGGAGGTCGAGCCTGCCATAGAGCCGATCGTGGAATCCTGTATGCCGGACAAGCCCAAGGTGTTACTGGTGGAAGACAACAAGGTCAATCAGATGGTGGCCCTCGGCATGCTTCACCAGCTGGGGGTAGAGGCGGATGTGGCGGGTAATGGCCGCGAGGCGCTGGCACTCTTGTCTGCGCAGCAGGGGAATCCCTATCAGCTGATTCTGATGGATTGCCTGATGCCGGAGATGGATGGTTTCCAGACGACGGCGGCGATTCGCGAGGGGCAGGGGGGCAGCCAGTTCTGTGCCCTGCCCATCATCGCCCTGACGGCCAACGCCATGAAGGGCGACAGGGAGCACTGCGTGCGGGCGGGCATGGACGACTACCTGACCAAGCCGCTGGTGCTTAGTGTCCTGAAAGAGTGTCTCTATCGCTGGTTCTCCCTGAGCCAGCAAAACTATGAGGCGGCCCTGGGTCATGACCCGGATGCCGAAGAGGTAGCTGCCGCAGTCGAGGTTTCCAATCAGCTGTTCGATCGCGACAGTGCCCTGGCACTCATGTCCGGCGATGAGGCGCTGCTGGATGAGGTGTTGCAGGTGTTTGTCGAGGAGATGCAGGATCACAGACAGGCCTTTATCGAGGGGATAGCGGCGGCAGATTGCACTGCTATTCGCTCCAGTGTCCACGCCATCAAGGGCGCCGCCAGTAATCTCAGCATGACGGCGCTGGTGGAGCTTGCCCGTCAGCTCGAGGCAGATGCCCGCCGCGGCGATCTGCAGGCGGTGCTCGCCGGTCGCGAGGCCTTTCTCGAGCTACTCGAAGATACCCTGGCCTGCTGTCACTGA
- a CDS encoding ABC transporter substrate-binding protein produces the protein MIKGIISGLLLSLLAVFLVGCGPKKVEEPITIAINPWPGYELLYLAKQKGFFQQVGANIELVQVSTLSDAQRAYLTGYVDGFASTMIEAIQVVPLGGKPIKIVLLADYSDGGDVIIAPEAIENLQALKGETIGCEVSSLGIFVLERALRQHKMNMDDVRVINVEQGAAVSALAIGKIAAMVTYPPYSVEIQSSGAYRQLFSTKEIPEEVLDTISISSSVLAANPNLADQLQQAWQLAMDYLQQHPEEAMAIMAKREGLQVAEFKGALADLKLLSGEEQRKLFAQGDKLTQLGYSVCETLVKIEAIESDCRHVDNLFYRAP, from the coding sequence ATGATTAAGGGAATCATTTCTGGGCTATTGCTGTCGTTACTCGCTGTATTCTTGGTCGGCTGCGGGCCGAAGAAGGTCGAAGAACCAATTACCATAGCGATCAACCCCTGGCCCGGCTACGAACTCCTCTATCTGGCCAAGCAGAAGGGTTTCTTTCAGCAGGTGGGCGCCAATATCGAGCTGGTACAGGTGTCGACCCTTTCCGATGCCCAGCGTGCCTACTTAACTGGCTATGTGGATGGTTTCGCCAGCACCATGATAGAGGCGATTCAGGTGGTGCCCCTGGGGGGCAAGCCGATTAAGATCGTCTTGCTGGCAGATTACTCCGACGGCGGTGACGTGATTATCGCGCCGGAAGCTATCGAGAATTTGCAGGCTCTCAAGGGCGAGACCATAGGCTGTGAGGTCAGCTCCTTAGGGATCTTTGTATTGGAGCGGGCCCTCAGGCAGCACAAGATGAACATGGACGACGTTAGGGTGATCAATGTGGAGCAGGGGGCGGCGGTGAGCGCCCTGGCCATAGGCAAGATTGCCGCCATGGTGACCTATCCGCCCTATTCGGTGGAGATTCAGTCCAGCGGCGCCTATCGTCAGCTATTTTCCACCAAGGAGATCCCCGAGGAGGTGCTAGACACAATATCTATCTCTTCCAGCGTCTTGGCGGCGAATCCTAACCTGGCCGATCAACTCCAACAGGCCTGGCAGTTGGCGATGGATTATCTGCAGCAACATCCCGAGGAGGCGATGGCCATCATGGCTAAACGTGAAGGGCTGCAGGTGGCAGAATTCAAGGGGGCGCTGGCGGATCTCAAGTTGCTAAGCGGTGAGGAGCAACGCAAGTTGTTTGCCCAGGGCGATAAGTTGACTCAGTTGGGTTATAGCGTCTGCGAGACCCTGGTCAAGATTGAGGCGATCGAGTCCGATTGCCGCCATGTCGACAATCTCTTCTATCGGGCACCTTAG